The following DNA comes from Hyalangium ruber.
CGCTCAGGCCCAGGCGGGCAAGACGGTCCCCACCCCGCCCCCCTTGCCCACCCCGGCCCCCGCCGAGGCCCCGGCCGCTCGCGCCGAGCCCCCCGCGGAGGCTTCCGGTGCGGAGGCCCTGCCCGTCCGGGTGTCGGCGCAGAAGCTGGATGCGCTGCTGGGACGCAGCGGCGAGCTGCGGGTGGCGAGCCTGCGGCTGGAGGGGCGCTCGGAGCGGGTGGAGTCGCTGCGCGAGGAGCTGGGCTTGCTGCGCGCCCGGCTGCGAGGGCCCGAGGAGGCCAGCGCGCGCCGGTTGGAGACGCGGCTGTCGCAGCTCTCCCGGGAGCTGCTGGCGGACCGGCTGACGTTGATGCAGGCGGTGAACGGGCTGGACGAGGAGGTGCGGCGCGCGCGCACCCTGCCCTTCGCGGAGGCCTGCGCGGGGCTGGAGCGCACCGTGCGGGACGTGGCGCTCGCCTCCGGCAAGCAGGTGCGGCTCGAGGTCCACGGCGGCGCGCTGGAGCTGGACCGCACCCTGCTCCAGGGCCTGCGCGAGCCGCTGCTGCACCTGGTGCGCAACGCCGTGGCCCACGGGCTGGAGACTCCCGAGGAGCGGCGCCGCGCCGGCAAGCCCGAGGAGGGGCGCGTGACTCTCGCCGCGCGCATGCCCGGCGGCCGCGTCCAGGTGTCCGTGGAGGATGACGGGCGGGGGTTGGACCTGGACACCATCCGCGCGAAGGCCCACGCCAAGGGCTGGGAGGTGCCCGATGACGCGGTCACCGCCGCCCGCCTCATCTTCCAGCCGGGCCTGTCCACCGCCTCCCAGGTGACGACCGTCGCCGGGCGTGGCGTGGGCCTGGACGTGGTGCGCACGCAGGTGGAGGCGCTGCGCGGCAGCGTGGACGTGAACTTCCTGCCCGGGCAGGGTACGCGCTTCGTGATGGACGTGCCCCTCACCCTGAGCACGCTGCGGGTGCTGCGGGTGAGCACCGGCGGCCAGCACTTCGCCCTGCCCGCGGAGAACGTCCACCGGCTGCTGCGGCTGGCCCCTGGCGAGGTGCGCGAGGTGGAGGGCCGGCAGATGTGGGCGGCCGAGGACGCGCTCGTGCCCCTCACCTCGCTGGCGACGGTGCTGGGGCTCACCCCGGGAGCGCCTCGGCCCCGCCTCACCACGGTGGTGCTCAGCGTGGGCCCCTGGCGCAC
Coding sequences within:
- a CDS encoding hybrid sensor histidine kinase/response regulator is translated as MDRDRLAQALMATFLEELEGHVAALNRDLLAWEKATSSGRARELVTSLLRTVHSIKGASRAVSLTLVETVCHRLEEVLATAPKGQSAPAEVYELGFAVADALDDARQRLQRKQDLVGSPLEALLPRLTAAGQAQAHAQAQAGKTVPTPPPLPTPAPAEAPAARAEPPAEASGAEALPVRVSAQKLDALLGRSGELRVASLRLEGRSERVESLREELGLLRARLRGPEEASARRLETRLSQLSRELLADRLTLMQAVNGLDEEVRRARTLPFAEACAGLERTVRDVALASGKQVRLEVHGGALELDRTLLQGLREPLLHLVRNAVAHGLETPEERRRAGKPEEGRVTLAARMPGGRVQVSVEDDGRGLDLDTIRAKAHAKGWEVPDDAVTAARLIFQPGLSTASQVTTVAGRGVGLDVVRTQVEALRGSVDVNFLPGQGTRFVMDVPLTLSTLRVLRVSTGGQHFALPAENVHRLLRLAPGEVREVEGRQMWAAEDALVPLTSLATVLGLTPGAPRPRLTTVVLSVGPWRTALAVEEVLAEQEVLVRGLGPRVRRARHVSGAAVLPDGRMELMLHPASLIRAAGGRPVAAPLFPMPAAQRVRQRILLADDSPTTRALEQSLLEAAGYEVTACADGAEAWERLQRMGADALISDVEMPRMDGFALTEAVRSSPRFSRLPVVLVTARESPEDKARGLEVGASAYLVKSAFDQTNLLEALRRLL